In Nomascus leucogenys isolate Asia chromosome 3, Asia_NLE_v1, whole genome shotgun sequence, the genomic window taaagtctattttatcagagactaggattgcaacccctgcctttttttgttttccacttgcttgatagatcttcctccatccgtttattttgagtctatgtgtgtctctgcacgtgagatgggtttcctgaatacagcacactgatgggtcctgactccttatccagtttgccagtctgtgtcttttaattggagcatttagcccatttacatttaacgttaatattgttatgtgtgaatctgatcctgtcattatgatgttagttggttattttgctcgttagttgatgcagtttcttcctagcctcgatggtctttacaatttggcgtgttttttgcagtggctggtaccggttgttcctttccatgtttagtgcttccttcaggagctcttttagggcaggcctggtggtgacaaaatcactcagcatttgcttgtctgtaaagtattttatttctccttcacttatgaagcttagtttggctgtttatgaaattctgggttgaaaattcttttctttaagaatgttgaatatcagcccccactctcttctggcttgtagagtttctgccgagagatcagctgttagtctgatgggcttccttttgtgggtaacccaacctttctctctggctgcccttaacattttttccttcatttcaactttggtgaatctgacagttatgtgtcttggagttgctcttctcgaggagtatctttgtggcattctctgtatttcctgaatctgaatgttggcctgccttgctagattggggaagttctcctggataatatgttgcagagtgttttccaacttggttccattctccccattattttcaggtacaccaatcagacctaggtttgttcttttcacatagtcccaaatttcttggaggctttgttcatttctttttattcttttttctctaaacttcccttctcacttcatttcattcatttcatcttccatcagcgatatcctttcttccagctgatcgcatctgctactgaggcttctgcaatctttgcgtggttctcgaaacttggctttcagctccatcagctcctttaagccatTCTCTCCGTtcgttattctagttatccattcttctaatttttttttcaaagtttttaacttctttgctattgttttgaatttcctcccgtagctcggagtagtttgatcgtctgaagccttcttctctgaactcgtcaaagtcatactccgtccagctttgttccatttctGGTGAGGATCTGCGTTCCTttagaggaggagaggtgctctgctttttagagtttccagtttttctgctctgttttttccccatctttgtggttttatctacttttggtctttgatgatggtgatgtacagatgggtttttggtgtggatgtcctttctgtttgttagttttccttctaccagacaggaccttcagctgcaggtctgttggagtttactagaggtccactccagacgctgtttcgctgggtgtcagcagcggtggctgcagaacagcggatttttgtgagaccacaaattcagctgtctgatagttcttctggaagttttgtctcagaggactacccggctgagtgaggtgtcagtctgtccctactggggggcggggggtgcctcccagttaggctgctcaggggtgagggatcCACTttaagaggcagtctgtccattctcagatctccagctgcatgctgggagacccactactctcttcaaagctgtcagtcagacagggacatttaagtgtgtggaggttcctgctgactttttgtttgtctgtgccctgcccccagaggtggagcctacagaggcaggcgggcctccttgagctgtggtgggctccacccagttcgagcttcctggctgctttgtttacctaagcaagcctgggcaatggcgggcgcccctcccccagccttgctgctgccttgcagtttgatctcagactgctgtgctagcaatcagcaagactccgtgggcataggaccctccgagccaggtgtgggacacaatcttcTAGTGTgacgttttccaggcccgttggaaaagtgcagtattaggatgggactgacccgatattccaggtgccgtctgttacccctttctttgactaggaaagggaactccctgaccccttgtgcttcccgagtgaggcaatgcctcgccctgcttcagctcgtgcacagtgtgcttcaccgactgtcctgcacccactgtttggcactccctagtgagatgaaaccggtaccttaaacagaaatgcagaaatcacccatcttctgtgtcgctcaggctgggagctgtagaccagagctgttcctatttggccatcttggctccacccctatcCATACAagattatttatctatttatcatcCTACTCTATATTCTAACTGAAgatcagaaatgagaaaatagaacTTTTTAGGCCACAGATTCAGGAAGAATCTTTTGCTTTTAAACATaatcaattaaattttttctttgaaatgaggCTCATaattttgaaatctgaaataGTCTTGTTAAGAAAATTGTATAATCATGGTGAATAATAGTGAAATATAAATGTGTAGCCTTACAAGTGAATTTGTAATGTTGCAGGAATCAGAAGGACCAGAGAGACCAATGGGTGAAACAGGAGGATTTTATTTAAGTGGCCACTGGCCCAGCAGATTCACATCCAAAAGCTGAGCCCTGAACAAAGACAGGGCTTGACTTTTATACATACTCCTGAAAGGGGCTGGCTAGCTTGATTGAGGTGGCGGGAGTCTAATGGCATGAAACTCATGGTGCAGGCAAGAGGGCTTACAGAAGCAGAGCAAACACAGTTAATCAAACAGTGACAGGGTTAAGCTTGTGACCTTGTAGctgcattgaaagaaaaacaggaacttACAAAACTTGGGAAATTGAGAAACAGTAAGAGGATGAAGAGATAGCAAAGGAATTTGTTTTCTTGTCCTTGCTCTGAGGGGGGTGTTGGGAGAGTCTCTGGGGCTCATTCCTATGGACTCTGGCTTCCTAGATAGTGTTATCACATCTCGGCCAGGGTCCTGCCTATTGAGTGCCTTGGAGTGAGTCAGCCAAGTACAggaaaacttgtttttctcttttaacacCTGCTTCAGTAACAAAGAGTGGAGAACAACGTATTTTTTAATACTCAGAACTTaaatttttacaataattttaaaaatactatatataattgGATGACATAGATTAGAGATAGGCTAAACTATGACAACAAAGATGTCCCAAAATGAAAAGGCTCAAACCAGAAAGCACATTATTCCTTTTAGCAGTCAGTGGGCATCTGGTCTCTACTTCTTGAGGTGTCAGGCTGACTTGGTTGCTCTTGCATAATGAGGGTTTCAATGTTACTGCAGCATTTACAactggaaagaaaaggagaggggaagggaagggaaagtgaTCTTTCTTTAAGGCAAGTGCAAGATGTGGGAATCGTGCATTTGTCTCTCGCACAGTTCACTGGTAAGAAATAGGATACACGGCTAGCCATATCTCTGAGAGAAGCCAGATAATATAATCTGGGCAGCTATGTGCATTGTTGAAATgttactacaaaagaaaaaaagagggccaggcatggtgtcacactcctgtaatcccagcactttgggaggccgaggctggttaATCACTTAGGGTTGGgcattcgagaacagcctgaccaagatggagaaatgccatctttactaaaaatacaaaattatccaggtgtggtggtgcatgcctgcaatcccagctacttgagaggctgaggcaggagaattgcttgaacctgggaggtggaggttgcggtgagccgagatcatgccattgcactccagcccgggcaataagagtgaaactccatcacaaaaaaaaaaaggaagaaaagaaaaaagagaagaacagaTATTTTGGGGGGCAGCAACAAACAGTCTGTCCCATTTGCCcttaattatttcacaattttaaaatttatcttatagTTGCATACAAATACTAAAGGATGGAGATCAATAAAGCATAACTTGAAGCTACTATAATGTGAATTAAGATGCATTTTTAGCTGCAagcatttaatttacatttaaatatactaTGATTTAGAGTGTTAAGTAATTGAAACTAAAAAGTCTGGTCAATAGTTTTAATCCAAGTCACCTATAAGTTACATTACCACTCTTCATTAAAAGAATTGTACAACTGAAAATTCATACTGTTATAAAAATGCCAGGGTTGTGGTCTAGGTCCTGCAGCTTACCACCttgaaagccaatcactgagacaatgagaatttccagggaagaaggctttatttGGGTGCTACAGCTGAGGAGAATGGGAGATCAGCCTTAAATTAGTCACCTCAACCAACTAAAACTAAGGGTTtgtatagcagggaagaaatgtaactatgtgtgggaaaacaggaattacgGAGGGGTAAagaagaggagttggtcaacaggaagcaggCGGTCACTTAGGCGATGAGTCTTTCAGGTGAGGAGTCTTTCATCTTATTGTCCAGATATGGTGATCTGGTAAGTTTCCATTCCTTGATACTGTCTGGGAGGCCTGACGAGtgctttcctgagaaaggaacctGGATAAGACAaaagtaactttctcaagttttaagatgGGAGtctcaatttttatgtttattcaaaagaaaccataaacagcAGTTCTATGAGTAATTAGGCTGGTTccataccatatttttatttatatttagttatttaatttttttatttccatagattttTGGTGAACAGGtgcatattgtatttttattttatttatttatttatttatttatttatttatttattcatgttttgaGAAAAGCCGGCATAAAGCACTTTTATTGCAATAATAAAACTTGAGACCCATATATGGTGCTGGGGGAAGGGGGCAGCAACGATTTCTCTCACCAAATCACTACACAAGACAGCAGAGGGGTGAGAACGGGCCGAGGGAGGAAAAGCCAGGAAACTCTGAGATCAGCAGAGGGAGCCAAGCATCAAAAACCGGGAGATGCTGAAGCTGCGATGACCAGCATCATTTTCTTAAGAGAACATTCAAGGATTTGTCATGATGGCTGGGCTTTCACTGGGTGTTAAGTCTACAAACAGCACCTTCAATTGAAACTGTCAATTAAAGTTCTTAAGATTTAGGAAGTGGTGGAGCTTGGAAAGTTATGAGATTACAAAATTCCTGAAAGTCCATTAGAAAAACcacaggatgaaaaaaaaaatatgtcaggCCACAAAGAAGGCTTCAGAGGTCCCTGCTGGCCCAGGGACAGATACCTGTAGTGTCCAGCATCACAGTGAACATGATCTGCTTTCAAAGGCGGAGGGTTTaaggggagggtggggtgggaatgCTGGAGGCAAagcctctccccatccccacctcagTTTTAGGTAGGGCTTTTAATTTAACCCAAGGACATCTCTCAACTTGGAGAATAATTCAGTCCTCAACAGCACCTCAAATCTGCTATGGCTTTGCAGCGCAGCAGCAAGAAtgtttaatatataatagataaaaatttcatccaaaaaattaaaataaaatattcttgcaACCCCCCCAACACCAATTCCTATTCTAACGTTAACCTATCACTTGTGATGTTAATACTTGACCATGTACTTAATTGGAAACCTATATCCAAAAGACTGAAACTGAATCTTCacccaaaaatgaaaacaaaataaaatgaataacttGAGGTTTATGGCATATAGTTTAGGTAAACACACATaccaagagaaaggggaagaggaaacGGAGGTGTGGGAAGCAAAGCTGAGTGACAGAACACATTCAGTCAGGGCAGATGTCTATACAAAGTGGAGTGGAACATCAGGAAAGGCTCCATATGGATTCATGTGCACACGTCTGGAGGCACCAGATCCCTCCATGGCAGATCCAGGAACAGGGAGCTAAGGGAGGAGGCCATTCCTGTCATTCCAGTTTTAGAAGCTCCACATCGAAGACGAGAGTGGCATGTGGTGGGATGATGCCTGGGTGCCCAGTGGCACCATAGGCATAATCTGGAGATACAGTCAGTTTGGCTCTCTGACTCACACTCATCTGGGCAACCCCTTCTTCCCAGCCTCGGATCACCTCCTGCTTGCCCAGCATAAACTTAAAGGGCTTGTTTCTGTCCCGGGAGGAATCAAATTTCTTTCCCTCTTCAAGCATCCCGATGTAGTGCACCACGCAGGTCTGGCTGCGCTTCGGGAAGGTGCGCCGGTCTCCTGGGGAGATGGTTTCCACGTGCACTCCCATGGCGGCAGCCGACGCTGAGCGGGCTGGCAGTGCTACTGGCGGCGTGGACCGACAGCGACCTGGCGGCGGTTCCACGGCTCTGCATAGTCCCTCGGTGCGTCGCCTGCccatactgtatttttaaagtctaCAAATTGTATATTAGTGCCTTCTGGGCAAGTGTCTTGAATGAGTCACTTAAAAATCTCTAAATAGGTATTATTTCCCTGTACTGGAGGTGTTACCATTTCTTTGTTAACATTGTGTTTAGTCTCCCATTATCTGTGGCGGCTACgttccaagatccccagtgggtgcctgaaaccacagaACCACAGATAGTAcagaaccctatatatactatatattttcctgtacatacatacctatgataaaatttaatttataaattaggcacaacaAGAGACTAAAAACaatgactaataataaaatagaacagttatAACAATATAAAAGCATCATTACTCTTGCACTTTGAGGccattatgaagtaaaataagggGTGCATATTAAACACAAGCTCTGAGGTACCTTACAattgatctgataaccaagacagctactaagtgactaacagaCAGGGAGGGTATACAGTGTGGAGATGGTGGACAGTGGGATAATTCATGTCTCAGTCAGGTGAGAGTGGAACGGGATGGCTTGAGATTTCTTCACACTACTCAGAAtagtgtgcaatttaaaacttatgaattgtttatttctgaagttttcaatttaatatttgcAGATCACtattgaccatgggtaactgaaactgcagaaagcaaaactgtggatAAGGGATACTATTGTATATACCTGGAGTTTGATTTAAAGGTCTAAAACAGATCTCTAAAACTTTTGCTCAAATGAATTAACTGATGTCCATCTAAATAGTATACTACGATTAGTGTAGCCACTGTTGTCAGGTTTCTGTCTAGagagacattttaaagaaaaaaggaaggatgtATACATTTTAGAGTTGTCCAGTACTTTGCATATAAACTCacagttatatttttctttctgtgtgttctATTGTGTTCTATGTTCATgttaacttaaaaagaaatatgctttGAGTCTGGTTTACAAAGACTGATATAGATTCAGTAGTCTAAACTTAATGATTTACATACAGCTTTTTTAGTGATAGAAAACACTAGGTAAGTTAAGAAAGTTTAAGAGAAGCTGCTATTGTTCTTGAAATCATGTACATTTAACTCTTTCTATGTGaaaagaatgttttttcattctttgttgCTGTAGGTGTTATGTgtatataccttttatttttgtaatttttaaagaacagtggAATTATAAATTTCTTATCAACATGACTTTAGGTTAAATACATTTAGTGTAGCCTCTACTTGCCATTAGGGCTAAGAACCTAACTACATTTGAAAGAGAACCATAGTCGActtacattgcaaaaatttttgaTTAGAAGTCTTCTGATAATACTTCACACATTTCATAGCCATCTATGTGCTAATATTTCCAACAAATTATCAGATGCTATTTCTACATAACCTTTTTCTCAACAAATGATCTGTCATGTTCATAATGGCCTCAATTTTTGGTGGCAGTTTTAATTTTATCTAGCAAAAAATTGAAAGCTCATAAGGAAACTAATTACATACTTTCACAGTTAATAATATGGTTTCTAGTTTTAAGACTTGTAATGTGCAAATTTATCTAGTTAAATTTTCTAAGAGTCAAGGCTgctgtttcttcttttgaaatCATTTACAAACCCTTTTTGAAGGAAAGTAGAAATTTTCATACTGTGGTCTTACAAGGATTGAGTGTTGATTTTACATTGCAGTTATTGATTATTTTGTAAGCATAAACTTATGTACGTCACATTTCCCTTACACACACAATGTCTCGTTAAGTTTCCCTCTTTGAAGAATTAACTGCTCTCCAAAATGTAATCAGAAGGAAGGCATATCAACTGGGAATTTATTTGGGTTATTTACCAATAACGCCAATAGTACTTATTATCTGAAACCTTGGGATTTTGAACAATATGATTCTTAAGTTATGTTGTTTTTCTGACTGAAAATTCAAGATGTGGAGAGTTATTTTATCTGTATCTAGGGTTATCTTAGCAAAGacacaattattaataattaaattgaCTAATAATACAAAACTGATATCATTTCATGTGATTTTGttaactaataaatattttaaaaccaatatTAAAATGTAGTACTTCAATATTTTTTTCGTTTGATATTATCCTTTGACAACTTGAAGAAGAATTTAAGAtaggaaaataacaaaagtaggaaggaagaagaaaaagcagtttAGTGAGCAAGCGATTGAAATATTAGAAATGTTACACACAGGGAAACTGAAAGAACAATCTAAGAAAAAAAGCCattgaggaaaatgaaaaaaataaggagaTTGAAACAAAGTTGAGGTTTACTAAAGTCTTTAGGTGAGATATCCAATTTTGTCTTAAATTACAGAGATCTGAATATTCCTACATTTATTTTCTGAGCATATAAGGACTCTGCCATTCATGTGTCCACCTGTAGATGCACAAGGATTTCTGTGTTGACTCCAGGAAGGTCTAAGAACATCTTGTCAActtgttattttgcttttcaaatctAATCTGAAAATATACTTTTCATTATTCAATTTCCTTAATTGCTTTCTCTCATAGTTGGTTTGGTGAATTATGACTTACGTATATCCACCATGTAGTGGCATTCCACTTACTTACATCATTTATATGATTATaccttatattatttattttctcattttgttt contains:
- the LOC100582780 gene encoding uncharacterized protein LOC100582780 isoform X2; translated protein: MGVHVETISPGDRRTFPKRSQTCVVHYTDECESESQTDCISRLCLWCHWAPRHHPTTCHSRLRCGASKTGMTGMASSLSSLFLDLPWRDLVPPDVCT
- the LOC100582780 gene encoding peptidyl-prolyl cis-trans isomerase FKBP1A-like isoform X1, which codes for MGRRRTEGLCRAVEPPPGRCRSTPPVALPARSASAAAMGVHVETISPGDRRTFPKRSQTCVVHYIGMLEEGKKFDSSRDRNKPFKFMLGKQEVIRGWEEGVAQMSVSQRAKLTVSPDYAYGATGHPGIIPPHATLVFDVELLKLE